One Ruegeria pomeroyi DSS-3 genomic region harbors:
- a CDS encoding DUF2948 family protein: MSDATFKDGREAPLNLGAEDGDDLKIISTLVQDAVFPITEMSWRPGTRRFALLLNRFRWEDRTAAEQRGRGYERVQSLLVIDSVLGVASQGIDRSDTDTVLSLLSVTFEPETDGAGQILLTLAGDGAIRLTVEALDVTLKDVTRPYLAPSRQAPHHSD; this comes from the coding sequence ATGTCGGACGCAACATTCAAGGACGGGCGCGAGGCGCCGCTGAACCTGGGCGCAGAGGACGGCGATGACCTCAAGATCATCTCGACCCTGGTGCAGGATGCGGTGTTTCCGATCACCGAAATGTCCTGGCGTCCGGGAACGCGCCGGTTTGCCCTGCTGCTGAACCGGTTCCGGTGGGAGGACCGCACCGCCGCCGAGCAGCGCGGGCGCGGCTATGAGCGGGTGCAATCGCTGCTGGTGATCGACAGCGTGCTGGGCGTCGCCAGCCAGGGCATCGACCGGTCCGACACCGATACGGTGCTGTCGCTCCTGTCGGTGACATTCGAGCCGGAGACCGATGGCGCCGGACAGATCCTGCTGACGCTTGCGGGCGACGGCGCCATCCGGCTGACCGTCGAGGCGCTGGATGTCACGCTCAAGGATGTCACCCGCCCTTATCTGGCCCCCTCGCGCCAGGCCCCGCATCACTCGGACTGA